From one Lysinibacillus sp. G4S2 genomic stretch:
- a CDS encoding dihydrolipoamide acetyltransferase family protein has protein sequence MAFEFRLPDIGEGIHEGEIVKWFVKAGDTVKEDDILCEVQNDKAVVEIPSPVEGTVEEVLVGEGTVAVVGDVLIRFDAPGYEDLKLKGDDHAEAKTEAQVQATAESGQKVEKAPVKAEQAPEKTPEKAPEKSEAVADDNKRIIAMPSVRKFARDNDVNIREVKGTGKNGRILKQDIENFLNGGGTVEAEAQVANEEAVQQETAVHAAPVVLEGEFPETREKMSGIRKAIAKAMVHSKQTAPHVTLMDEVDVTALVAHRKKFKDIAAEKGVKLTYLPYVVKALISTLREFPEFNRSLDDATQEIIQKHYYNVGIAADTEKGLLVPVIKHADRKSVFAVSNEINELATKAREGKLAPHEMKGASMSITNIGSAGGQWFTPVINHPEVAILGIGRISEKPVIKNGEIVAAPVLALSLSFDHRMIDGATAQNALNHLKRLLSEPELLLMEA, from the coding sequence ATGGCATTTGAATTCAGATTACCGGATATTGGCGAGGGTATTCACGAAGGAGAAATCGTAAAATGGTTCGTTAAAGCTGGAGATACAGTAAAAGAAGACGATATTCTTTGTGAAGTACAAAACGATAAAGCAGTAGTAGAAATCCCTTCTCCAGTAGAAGGGACAGTTGAGGAAGTTTTAGTAGGAGAAGGCACAGTAGCAGTTGTTGGTGATGTCTTAATCCGCTTTGATGCACCTGGCTATGAAGACTTAAAACTAAAAGGCGATGACCATGCTGAGGCGAAAACAGAAGCTCAAGTTCAAGCAACGGCTGAGTCAGGTCAGAAAGTAGAAAAAGCACCTGTTAAAGCTGAGCAGGCTCCGGAAAAGACTCCAGAGAAAGCTCCTGAAAAGTCTGAAGCTGTAGCAGATGACAATAAACGTATCATTGCAATGCCTTCAGTACGTAAATTTGCACGAGACAATGATGTCAATATTCGTGAAGTTAAAGGTACCGGCAAAAATGGTCGTATTTTAAAACAAGATATTGAGAATTTCCTAAATGGTGGAGGCACTGTAGAAGCTGAAGCACAAGTTGCTAATGAAGAAGCTGTTCAACAAGAAACAGCTGTACACGCAGCGCCAGTAGTCCTTGAAGGAGAATTCCCTGAAACACGTGAGAAAATGTCGGGCATTCGAAAAGCGATTGCAAAAGCAATGGTTCACTCGAAACAAACGGCTCCACATGTTACACTAATGGATGAAGTCGATGTAACAGCTCTTGTAGCGCATCGTAAAAAATTCAAAGATATCGCTGCTGAAAAGGGTGTCAAATTAACGTACTTACCATACGTAGTTAAAGCGCTAATTTCAACTTTACGCGAATTCCCAGAATTTAACCGCTCATTAGATGATGCAACTCAAGAAATTATTCAGAAGCACTACTATAATGTTGGTATTGCAGCAGATACAGAAAAAGGCTTATTAGTACCTGTTATTAAGCACGCAGATCGTAAATCTGTGTTTGCGGTATCTAATGAAATTAATGAGTTAGCGACTAAAGCACGTGAAGGTAAGCTTGCACCACATGAAATGAAGGGCGCTTCGATGTCGATTACGAATATCGGCTCTGCAGGAGGACAGTGGTTTACTCCGGTAATTAATCATCCTGAAGTAGCGATTTTAGGTATTGGTCGAATTTCAGAAAAACCTGTAATAAAAAATGGTGAAATTGTAGCCGCACCTGTGTTAGCATTATCATTGAGCTTTGATCATCGTATGATTGATGGAGCCACTGCGCAAAATGCTTTAAATCACTTAAAGCGTTTGTTAAGTGAACCAGAATTATTATTAATGGAGGCGTAA
- the lpdA gene encoding dihydrolipoyl dehydrogenase, with the protein MVVGDFPIETDTLVIGSGPGGYVAAIRAAQTGQKVTIVEKNVLGGVCLNVGCIPSKALISVGHRFEHAKHSDDMGIIASDVKLDFSKAQAFKESVVKKLTGGVEGLLKGNKVEIVQGEAYFVDAHSVRIINGESAQTYTFNNVIIATGSRPVEIPTFKFTDRVLNSTGALSLQEVPGKLVVIGGGYIGTELGSAYANLGSQVTIIEGGKDILAGFEKQMTQIVKKGLKKKGVEMEVNASAKGVEETENGVVVTYEVGGEEKKVEADYVLVTVGRRPNTDEMGLAEIGVEFGERGLINVDKQCRTNIPNIYAIGDIVAGPQLAHKASYEGKVAAEAIAGEKSIVDYLAIPAVCFTDPEMATVGYNEDEAKAEGIEYTAAKFPFAANGRALALNQTEGFVKLVARKEDGLLIGAQIVGAGASDMIAEMGLAIEGGMTAEDIALTIHAHPTLGEITMEAAEVLLGNPIHIVAKK; encoded by the coding sequence ATGGTAGTAGGAGATTTCCCAATCGAAACAGATACTCTTGTCATTGGTTCAGGTCCTGGAGGATATGTAGCAGCAATCCGTGCAGCTCAAACTGGCCAAAAAGTAACAATCGTTGAAAAAAATGTACTTGGTGGTGTGTGCTTAAACGTAGGTTGTATCCCATCAAAAGCATTAATTTCAGTAGGTCACCGTTTTGAGCATGCTAAACATTCAGATGACATGGGTATCATCGCTTCTGATGTAAAATTAGACTTCTCAAAAGCACAAGCATTTAAAGAAAGCGTTGTTAAAAAATTAACTGGCGGTGTTGAAGGCTTACTTAAAGGTAACAAAGTTGAAATTGTACAAGGTGAAGCTTATTTCGTTGACGCTCATTCAGTACGTATCATCAATGGTGAATCTGCTCAAACTTACACATTTAACAATGTAATTATTGCAACAGGTTCTCGCCCAGTTGAAATTCCAACATTTAAATTCACTGATCGCGTACTAAACTCTACTGGCGCACTTTCTTTACAAGAAGTTCCTGGTAAATTAGTTGTTATCGGTGGAGGCTACATTGGTACTGAGTTAGGTTCAGCTTATGCTAATCTTGGCTCACAAGTAACAATTATCGAAGGCGGAAAAGATATCTTAGCTGGCTTCGAAAAACAAATGACACAAATCGTGAAAAAAGGCCTTAAAAAGAAAGGCGTTGAAATGGAAGTAAACGCATCTGCAAAAGGCGTTGAAGAAACAGAAAACGGCGTAGTAGTAACTTATGAAGTTGGCGGAGAAGAGAAAAAAGTTGAAGCTGACTATGTATTAGTGACTGTAGGTCGTCGTCCAAATACAGATGAAATGGGCCTTGCTGAAATCGGTGTTGAATTCGGTGAACGTGGTCTAATCAATGTTGACAAACAATGTCGTACAAATATTCCAAACATCTATGCAATTGGTGATATTGTAGCAGGTCCTCAACTTGCTCATAAAGCATCTTACGAAGGTAAAGTTGCTGCTGAAGCAATCGCTGGTGAAAAATCAATCGTTGATTATTTAGCGATTCCTGCTGTATGCTTCACAGATCCAGAGATGGCAACAGTTGGTTATAACGAAGATGAAGCAAAAGCTGAAGGCATTGAATACACTGCAGCGAAATTCCCATTCGCAGCAAATGGTCGTGCACTTGCATTAAACCAAACAGAAGGTTTCGTGAAGCTTGTTGCTCGTAAAGAAGATGGCTTATTAATCGGTGCTCAAATCGTAGGTGCTGGTGCATCTGATATGATCGCTGAAATGGGCTTAGCTATTGAAGGTGGCATGACTGCGGAAGATATTGCATTAACAATCCATGCTCACCCAACATTAGGTGAAATTACAATGGAAGCTGCTGAAGTATTACTTGGCAACCCAATCCATATTGTAGCAAAAAAATAA
- a CDS encoding SDR family oxidoreductase, with protein sequence MELGLKGKVAVITGSSKGIGYYTAMQLVKEGAKVVLCARGEKQLQVAAGCIKNETDEDVLIVPTDITKEKDCKYLIERAVEHFGRLDILINNAGTASANPFESVSSELWQADLDLKVFGAVNCSKYAVPHLRKVGGGAIVNVTAVMAKTPPASSLPTTVSRAAGLALTKAMSKDLGKDNIRVNSVCIGLIRSDQIEKKWKEEKPELSWNDYSRKVGQAIPLGRVGDTQEAANVITFLVSDAASYVTGTSVNIDGGSGHAL encoded by the coding sequence ATGGAACTAGGCTTAAAGGGGAAAGTAGCAGTTATTACAGGTTCAAGTAAGGGAATTGGTTATTACACGGCGATGCAGCTTGTGAAAGAGGGGGCGAAGGTCGTGCTTTGCGCTCGTGGCGAAAAACAGCTCCAAGTGGCCGCTGGGTGTATTAAAAACGAAACAGATGAGGACGTTTTAATTGTCCCAACTGATATTACAAAGGAAAAGGATTGTAAGTACTTAATTGAACGGGCAGTAGAGCATTTCGGTCGCCTTGATATTCTTATAAATAATGCTGGTACAGCTTCAGCAAATCCATTTGAATCGGTTAGTAGTGAGCTATGGCAGGCTGATTTAGATTTAAAAGTGTTTGGTGCTGTCAATTGTTCCAAATATGCTGTACCTCATTTACGTAAGGTTGGTGGCGGTGCAATAGTTAATGTGACTGCGGTAATGGCTAAAACACCACCAGCAAGCTCACTTCCTACTACTGTAAGTCGTGCAGCAGGTCTTGCATTAACGAAAGCTATGAGCAAAGACTTAGGTAAAGACAATATTCGTGTAAATTCTGTTTGTATCGGGCTTATTCGAAGTGATCAAATAGAGAAGAAATGGAAAGAAGAAAAACCGGAGCTTTCGTGGAATGATTATTCTCGCAAAGTAGGTCAAGCGATTCCACTTGGTCGCGTAGGGGATACTCAAGAAGCGGCAAATGTCATTACTTTTTTAGTATCAGATGCAGCTAGCTATGTGACAGGAACTTCTGTAAACATTGACGGCGGTTCAGGTCACGCATTATAG
- a CDS encoding transposase codes for MTKKITQEYRDYVVKLVVEENRKVTELSYELGLGESSIHRWVKKYRDAKKQENGDVKYITPSELKKLEATYEKKLRDLEEENAILKKAMHIFAKNPQ; via the coding sequence ATGACTAAAAAAATAACACAAGAATATCGTGATTATGTTGTGAAATTAGTAGTAGAAGAAAATCGAAAAGTAACAGAATTATCGTATGAATTAGGGCTTGGGGAATCTTCTATTCATCGCTGGGTAAAAAAGTATCGTGATGCAAAAAAGCAAGAAAATGGCGACGTGAAATATATAACCCCTTCGGAGCTGAAAAAGTTAGAAGCGACTTATGAAAAGAAACTTCGTGACTTAGAAGAGGAGAATGCCATTCTAAAAAAGGCGATGCACATCTTTGCCAAAAACCCGCAGTAG
- a CDS encoding IS3 family transposase → MVGQQAAPITEKEEYKMKVTQKIKQSFHESYGTYGSPRVHKDLLEWGYPLSQKTVANIMRVLELCATQPRSYVTTTDSNHDALVYLIY, encoded by the coding sequence ATGGTTGGCCAACAGGCAGCACCGATAACTGAAAAAGAAGAATATAAAATGAAAGTCACACAAAAAATTAAACAATCGTTTCATGAAAGCTATGGTACGTATGGCAGCCCGCGAGTCCATAAAGATCTGTTGGAATGGGGTTATCCTCTTTCACAAAAAACAGTGGCAAACATCATGCGAGTACTGGAATTGTGCGCAACACAGCCGAGAAGCTATGTGACGACAACAGATTCAAATCATGACGCACTGGTATATCTAATATACTGA
- a CDS encoding CidA/LrgA family protein: protein MLNENFAAMFKRIVRIIVQIGILNIYYYIGEGIVSLLHVPLPGSIIGLLLLALSLIFKIIKVEYIQDGAGFLIGVLTLFFIPATVGVIDYPELLSTTGLLIILAIIASTLISIYVTGIVSQIIEKKELAKKETEAIAEDGEGELTVD from the coding sequence ATGTTGAACGAGAATTTTGCTGCGATGTTTAAGAGAATAGTTCGTATTATTGTTCAGATTGGGATACTCAATATTTATTATTACATTGGTGAAGGTATTGTATCTTTATTACATGTACCTCTTCCAGGAAGCATAATTGGATTACTATTATTAGCACTTTCACTCATTTTTAAAATTATTAAAGTAGAATACATTCAAGATGGAGCGGGCTTTTTAATTGGTGTATTAACATTGTTTTTCATTCCTGCAACAGTAGGAGTGATTGACTATCCAGAGCTTTTGTCAACAACTGGTCTGTTGATCATTCTAGCAATTATAGCTAGCACATTAATCTCCATTTATGTTACAGGGATAGTTAGTCAAATTATCGAGAAAAAAGAGCTGGCTAAAAAAGAAACAGAAGCTATTGCTGAGGATGGAGAGGGGGAATTAACTGTTGACTGA